The DNA window ACTACCAAAATAGCCATTCATAGGAGTATTTTATTGGTAATGAGGGATAACAACAAGGAAATAAATTTTATTCCATTTTCTTTTTTTTCAAAACTAATAATGAATTTAATGATTATTTTGTATTATCAAACCACAGTCTGACCAAAATCACATCCCACAATAGATTAATGGTTCAATTTTGGAAATCTACGATCTAAGTGATGAAATGATTTTTTTTAATTTAATTTGAAAATATAATTTTTCCAAATTGTAAATCACAATTTTTTTGAGATGACATATTTCCAGTAGGACTAATTTTCAAAATATAAATCAAGAACATCAATGAAAGATTAATGTTAATTAATTTCATTTAAAATTCATAGTTCTCAAAACTTCCATATTCTATAACTAATACAAAATTTTCTAGCTCGGATTTATATAAAATCTGAAAATCCACCTAAATACACGAAGCCATCTATACTGGTAAGTTAATTTATGTATATTTCTCAAAATAATTTTATTAGGGGATTTATATTATGAGATCTAAAAATAAATCATAAAAATTTATCATGGAATATTTATTGATCTTCCAGTGCATCATCAATTGATTTTATCAATAATTTAGTATTCAGTTCATCCTTAACAATATAATTTTTTGCACCCCTTCCAACTGCACCCATTTCAATTACATCTTCTTTGAAACCTGTAAGTACAATAATTGGAATATCTGGGGCATTGTATCTCATGATATCAAAGGTTTCCATACCATCACTGTCAGGCAGTCCGAGGTCAAGTAGCATTACATCAAACTTTTCTTTAATAAACATTTTAATGCCATCATCCAGTCTTTTACTATGAACCAAATCATAGTTATGTGTATCATCCAAACTCAACATTTCCTGAATCAGCCTAGCATCTCCAAGATTATCTTCAACCAGTAAAACCTTTATGACGTCAGTTTGGTTGCTAATTAAAACACCTCATGTATTATTTACTGTAATGATGAGTAATATAATTAACGTTTATATATTAAAAAATTAACTAAAAAAATAATACTCTTAATATGTTGTAATGGCCCACAATATTGTAATTTCAGGAACATATGAAAATATATCTACATGTAATAACTGTTTAAGCAATATAAAAGATTAAAATATAAAAAAAAAGATAGAAATTCAAGTTTCTGGGCATTATCCTAGGTTTTGGTCTTCGAACTTTCGAATCCACCAAAGTTCCTTCAAAATCTTATCACCGTGTCCCTTGGGGTTTCTGGTAAGTTCTTGAATCCTTTCATCGGGTACGTGGTCAAGTAAATCTTCCCACTCTGTGAGATTTTTGTAAATATCCTTTTTCACGCCGTAAACTTCGATTTCAAATGATTCAAGAACATCGTCTATGTCGTCTCCAACATTTAATCTGAAAATATGTTCGTTAATGACCCTAGGCATGCTATCAACCACCTTTATCTGGGTCAAAATATAGGCTTCACTTGCATCAGTAAAGCTCATGAATTCAACATCTTTGAATTCATCATGAGAATCATGTGGGTTTCCATTATTTTCAGATGAATAATATTTTCCGAGTTCTTTTAAAAGTTCAGGTCGAGATTTTTCCAATGCTAACTTGTAAGAAAGAAGTTTTTCTATTATTTCTATCCTCTCTTGGTCATCTGTCATTGTATAATCCGCCTAAAATAACTTGAACTATGTTAAAAGAATTTATGATAGGATTTATTTGAGTTTCACACCGTCGGACACAGGAAGATCTCTAAGCCAGCCTATATCACTCTTATATAGCATTCTAATGTCGCTTATTCCAAGTTTTAACATTGCAAGTCTTTCTATTCCAAGACCAAATGCTAAAACGGGGGTTTCAACTCCTAAGGGTTCTAAAACTTCGGGTCTAAACATTCCAGACCCTCCAAGTTCTATCCAGCTTTCCTTTTGAGGCAAATATATTTCACATTCTGTGGAGAGATAGGTGTAGGGGAAGTAAGCTGGTCTGAACCTTACCTTAAATCCAAGCTTATGGTAAAATTCCTCAATAATTCCAAGGAGATTTTTGTAGTTAATATCCTCTGCAGCAACAATTCCTTCAACCTGGTGAAATTCAGGTAGATGTTTGTAGGTTATGGTTTCCCGTCTGAAGACCCTTCCAACTGAAAACATTTTAAGTGGAGGCTCATATTCCTCCAAAAATCTTGCAGATACACAGGTAGTATGGGTTCGAAGTACAGATTGTTTAGCAACCTCACGATCCCATGAGTAGTTCCATCCTTCAGACCCTGTGCTACCACCATGTTCATGTACGTCTTTAACCCTGTTTACAATATCATTGTCTGGCAACTTCGAGTACTGTGGATTTTTGATGTAAAATGTATCCTGCATTTCCCTTGCAGCATGATCCTGTGGCTGGAACAAACAGTCAAAATTCCAGAAGGCTGATTCAAGAATGTTTCCGCTGGATTCTGTAAAACCCATGTTCAAGAATACATTTCTTATCTCCTCAATAATCCTGGTTAAAGGATGGATCTTTCCTGGAAAGGTTTCCGGATGTTCAGCATTGATATCATAACTTCTGAATTTCAAAGATTTCCATGAACCTGTTTTAAGCTGTTCATGTGTGAGCTGTGAAACAGTGTATGTGAGGTCTATTCCCTTATCTATAACTGCCTTCCCGTCTTCTGTAACCTTCAGTAAATACTGACTGTCCTTTTTAACATTTATTATTCCCTTTCTTTGTTTTAATAGGTTGAACCCCAAGTTGAAACTGTCTTTAATAATTTTAGTGGGATCCATTAAGATTTTCTGGGCATCCATCAGTTTATCCAATACCTGTTCATCATCAGACTGAGTGTTTAAGGAATTCAAACCTTCATTCGTGATCTCAACAATTCCCTGGTTAATTTTTGCCCATTTTTTCCTTACAAGCCAACCAATTGCAATTTTTACTTCTGAAGGTTCTAAATTGGTTTTTTGACCTATGTCCTTCATAGGTATTGATTTATTCTCCCCTAACGATTTTAACAGTTTTCTCTCGGGTAAACCTTCCTGGGCGTACTGTTTACCATCGTCTGTTAAAGAAACCACATTTTTCTCATCTTTTTGAACTTCTATTAGGCCTCTAGATTCTAGTATGCCTGCTGCACTCATAACAGCTTTGATATTCATTTTCTGGGTTTCCACAATTTCTTCGGGAATGGCTTCCAAACCCGCAGACTCGAGTCCCTTCAAAACCTTCTTTTCGTTGATGTGCAATTCATCAATAACTTTATCAATTTTATCTGCATTCATTGTCATAACATCCCTTAAATAAACCTAAAAAATTTATAATACTACAAAAATTATGATAATCAATTAAAATTTGTTTTATATTCGTCCAGAAGAGCAACCATAACTGATGATGCAGTTAGATCTGCTGTTGTTCCGGGATTTAATTTCTTTTTAACCAGATCATTATCGAATTCCATAAGCATATCCATACCATTATCAGTCAATGCTCCACCTTCCTTAATAATCAGACCAGCATCTACAGAAACTTCCTGTGCAGTTTCAAGTCCATATTTCCGTGCTATCAATGTGTCAGGATATATTGAGAGTATGGTTAAAAAGGTTTGGACAGTGGCTTTATTTATGCCATGATCCTTTCTAACTTCCTTAAATGTCGGATAACCCAATTCAAATGTGATTGGCATGGTTCTGGTAAGTTCGTTTGCAAGCATGTCCCACTGTGATGATAGATCCAAAACATCGAACATATTGATGTTCTTTTCAATGAGTTCTGCTTTAGCATTATCATTTGAAACATCTAAATCATCCTGAACTCCCATTCCACCTGCTTCAGCTATATTTATCGCTTCATAAAGATCAACAGCGTCTTGAGGTGTAGTAGCCCTCAAAATTTCATCTACGCTGTATTGAAGTTCATCTATTTCGTCACTCATTCCAGCAGCAGCACTGATGGGAGTAAGGAGCATTATTATACCTAGATTGGTGTTGTTTTTTATCCACTTATCTGTTTCAACCACGGCTTCTTTAATGAGTTTCCCTACTTCGATCTGGGACATTTCTCTGGAATTTGAGCCGTGGATTTGACCAAGTTTTGCAGCTTTTTTCATGATATTCCCAATCACTACTCCACTGATTAAAAAGTCTTCAAACACCATATCTGAAAAATCTTGTGTTCTGTGCACATTTCCAGGCTTAGGATAGCCACTAACTTCTAACACCGATGCTATTTGGGCGGTTTTTGCAATGAAATCAGGATCCAAATTAATAACTCCTTTTTTTGATCTTAAATATTTCTAAATTCATATATTGAATTTTTTCCCTATAATAGTTTTATTAGAAAATAGTATGGAAGATAAGTTTTTCCCAACAAAAACCATTTAATGAATATAAATTAAATTTTTCCCTCTAAAAATTCAGGAGCAAAGTAACTGATGATGAGGTCCGCCCCGGATCTTTTAATTGACAGTAAAGATTCATAAATTGAATCTTGTGTGAGATATCCATTTTCAATTCCAGCCATAATCATGGAGTACTCTCCACTAACTTGATATGCTACTGTGGGCATTTTAAATTCATCTTTAACTTCTCTTATAATATCCATGTATGGCATTGCAGGTTTAACTATTATCATGTCCGCCCCTTCAGCTATGTCTAGTTTAACCTCTCTCAGGGCTTCCTGGGAATTTGCAGGGTTCATTTGATAAGTTTTCCTGTCACCAAAACTAGGTGTTGAACAAACAGCCTCTCTGAATGGTGCGTAAAAAGCTGAGGCGTACTTGGCTGAGTAAGACATGATTATGGTGTCTTGGTAACCGTTGAGGTCTAATACTTTTCTGATGCTTGCTACTCTACCATCCATCATATCGGATGGTGCAACAATATCAGCTCCTGCTTCAGCATGGCTTAAAGCAACTTTTGATAGGTAGTTTAAAGTAGGGTCGTTTAAAACTTCCCCATCTTTGATGATTCCGCAGTGACCATGGGAGGTGTACTCACAAAGACACACATCTGTAATAACAACCAAGTCTGTTTCTGCCTTTAGTTTTCGAATTGTTTGTTGTATCACACCATTTTTATGATACGCCATTGATCCCTTTTCATCTTTAATTTCTGGCATTCCAAACAGGATAACAGATGATAATCCAATTGATTCAAGTTCTTTAAGGTAGGTAACAGCATCGTTTATTGAAAATCTGAACTGGCCCGGCATGGTTTTTATTTCTTCCTTGTTGCCGTCTTCAAGTGCTTCATTAATAAAAATAGGGTATATGAAATCTTCTGGATTTAATTTAGTTTCTGTAAGAATATTTCTGATATTTTGATCCTTTCTGAGTCTCCTCATTCTAGTTACTGGAAATTCCATTTCTATCACTTTTTTTTTAATTTTATTTCAAGTTTGATAATTAATATGAAAGTCTGACTATAAAATTGTAGCCAATAAAAAAAAGCCTTGGTTTGATGGAAATTTAACTCATATTAACATCCACCAATTTTTCAACGTGTTCAAGTGAACGGTTTACAGTATTAGAATCCATAGAAATAGTCAATCCTCCATGCCTACAAGTATCAACACATCTTCCACATTTTCTACATCTCTTTTTGTCAATGGTTACTCCATCAGTATCCATGGTTATGGCATGAACAAAGCATTCATCTTTCGTACATGCTCCACATAGAGTGCAAAAATCCCGATTGTAAACCAGTTCGATGCCATCCATTGGCATTAAACTACTGCCAATATGTTCAGGTAGATAGGTAGCCATTTTCCAAAGGCAACAACAATCACAGCAGTTGCATATGGTGAGTAACTCATCATGTTTACCAGCATTTAACCATATACTGTCGATCTTGTTACGTCCAATTATATGAACTAAACCAGCTTCACCACATTTTTCGATGTGAGCAATTGCTTCATCAATACTCACTGGCCTACCTACGCTTGGAGATATTCTACTTGCTCCCTTACCAAGGAAGAGACATCCCAAGTCATGGGGAAATTTTTCACAATTATTAGCAGTTCTGCAGATGCAGAAATTCAATATGAAACGATATCTGCTCTGTTTGATCATGAGTCTTAAAACATCGCTCGGAACAGGGGAACTTTCAGACAATGGAACCTTACTATCAACATCGATACTTTGGACTAAAGAATTTTTCTTCACAGCTTTGTCCATTGGAAGCACTTGGATGTCATCACCATCAAAAAATAGTTTTTTAACCACCCACGCAACTGGAGGTAGGGTATTACAAATTTTTGCAAGCAAAAATCTTTGTTTAAATGTGTGACTGATAACTGTTACACTGATATCTGTAAATCTAATTTTTTTCATGGAAAAACCCTCGAGTAACAAATAGTGTTTAGAACCCCTACTTATTGCCCTATTTTATTATCAACGAGGGGATCATTTACTGCGTATGGCTTTTTACTATAATATCTTTTGGCATGTTCCACTATTAATGCATGATACTCATTAAAGAGCTTGTAATCTTGGGGTAGGTTCGATTCAAACTTTTTTTTAATTTCTAAGTAACTATCTTTTTCATTCACGAGTTTTAACTGTGTGAATATCCGCTTAGTATAGGCATCTACAACAAAGAAAGGCTGTTTATATGCATAAAGCAATATTGAATCGGCTGTTTCATTTCCAACTCCCTTAACACTCAACAGTTCCTTTCTTGTTGGAATTTCACCATCTAACTCGTTGAAAAATTCTGCTATGCCAATGATGTAGTTTGCTTTTTGATTTAAAAAGCCAGCACATTTAATGGCTGCTTTAAGTGTTTCAGTGTCTATGGATAAAATTTTTTTGGGATCTATAACATCCAAATTTTTCAGATTTTTCAGGGCTTTCTCTGCAGAGGTCCATGCTGTATTTTGTGTGAGTATGGTTCCGAGTATTATCTCAAACCTTTGGTTGGGGGTTTTGGGCAGTTTATAATCAAGGGGATGATAACCAGTTTGTGCCCCTGATTTAGTGGGTGTTAAACCAGATACAATATCTTGCAGAGGCCACCAACCTTGTGGTCCGTAAAGATCATATAATTGGGTGTAAATGGCTATGAATTCTTGATTATCGTATTTATTCATGATATCCGGTATCCAAACACTTTTTGAGATAAAATAAGTTTTAATTATTTTGAATGGGGTTAAACTAACTCAAATTTTCATGCTATATAAATATAATCCTTAATAATTATTCACGACAAAATATGTATATATAATATATTCTCGCTACCTAATTTGTTCAAGATTTAAATTGAATGAATAAGGAGGGATAAATTACGAAAATTAGCTTTAAGACTTTAGGGATGCCTTTAGCGATCATTGCTTTTTTAGTGGTCATGCTAGTCCCATTACCAGGTTTAAGTTATCCTGGACATGCTGCAATTGCATTATTAATATTTGCAATTATAATGTGGGCTAGTGAAGCTCAGCATTTAGCAGTAACATCTCTAATACTACTTTTCTTACAACCTATTCTGGGTATTGCAAGTTTTGGTAATGCAGTAATTGGTTTTGCCAATCCAATATTATTCTTAATGATTGGTGGTTTCATTTTAGCTGTTGCAATTGGTAAAAGTGGACTTGCTAAACGTTTCACCTATTGGATGTTATCTAAAGTTGGAACAACACCTAATATGAGTATATTTGCTGCAGTGTTCAGTACAGGACTATTATCTGCTTGGATTGAAAATGTTGTGGCATTTGCAATGTTACTTCCAATTATTAAAACCATAATACCTTTATTTGGTATAAATGATGCAGAGAAGGGTAACAGTAACTTTGCCAAGGCCATGGTTTTAGGTGCTTCTTACGGTTCACTTGCAGGTGGATTTGGTACTGAAATAGGTACGGCACCGAACTTGATGGCTGCAGCTTACACACACCTCCCATTTGCCAACTGGATGGTCTTTGGATTTCCTCTTGCAATAATCATGTTAATTGTTACATGGAAATTGTTAGGCTGGATATTCCCACCAGAAGTAGATGGAATTGTGGGTGGAAAGGAAACACTGCACAAATCAATGAGTGTCATGGGGCCAATCTCAAAGCAGGAAAAAATTACCGCTGTCATTCTGTTCTTCACCATAGGATTATGGGTAACAACAGGTATAACGGGTTTAGACAGTTATTCAGTGGCCTTAATTGGTGCTGCATTGTACTTCATATCAGGTGTTATTGACTGGAAAGATGCTCAAGAAGGAGTTGACTGGGGACTTATCATATTCTTTGGAGGTGCACTGTCCTTGGGAGCGGCCCTTCTAAATACTGGTGCAGCAGCATGGCTCATACAAGACCTAATCGGTTTGATGGGAAACAGCGTTTCAACTTTGGCCATAATGCTTATGCTGATGATAATTGCAGTTATATTCACCCAGGTAATGTCTAACATTGCTCTTGCAGCAATTTTAGTTCCGTTATCTGTGACACTTGCAGCTGCACAAGGTCAGCCAGTAGGTATCTATGCGGTACCTGTTGCGATTTCATGTTCACTTTCGTTCATGTTCCCAATGGCAGATCCAACAGTTGCCATGGCATACGGAACAGGATATGTGAAGATAAAAGAAATCCTCAAAGCAGGAATTCCAATGGTGGTAATTGGAATAATTATCACAATAGCCGTAATTTTAACAATAGGAAAACCATTCCTAGGTTAAAAAAAATTAGGTGGAATATATTGGGAAATTTAATGGAAAATCAGGAAATTTTTCCTAATTCCCATTTTTTTAGGAGATTTTGTTTTAACAAAAAGGAGGAGATTTGAAATGCACAAAAAAATATTACTACCCACAGATGGTTCTGAAAACGCTATTAAAGCAGGGGAGCATGCAATATCACTTGCAGATATGAGTGGTGCTGAAATAATTATTTTAAACGTGATAGACACATCTTATCTTGATGCCATACCACAACCAGAAGTCAGAGAAGATGTGGACGAAGAACTTAGGAACGATATGAAAAATGCAGTAAAAAAGTTTGAAGAAACAATTGAAGAAAATCAATGCAGTGGCACATGTAAAAATATCAATTTCAAGGTCCTTTTAAAGGAAGGCAATCCTGCTGATGTTATATTAAAAACCATAGATGATGAAGGAATTGATCAGGTAATAATGGGAAAATCAGGCAAACAAGGTCTAGAGAAATTCTTATTAGGAAGAACTACCGATAAAATCGTTAAAGAATCGAAGGTACCCGTGAACGTCATCTCTTAAACACACAATACTCTTAAAATATATTTCCATTATTTACTTATTTTAACGATTAATTCTAAGTTCTGATTTTAATTAAGTAAATTAAATCCATAAAATGAATAATTTCCTTATAAATTCATTTGTTAATATTTTAGTAAATTAGATTTAAAACTCGTTTTTTTTCCACCAATCAATTACTTAAATTTAAGTTTAAATTTATCTTAAGGGTTATATGATCCAAACAACCACATATTAATATAAAAACACATGCTAAAGAAACAGAAATTAGCTATAAAAATCATCTCAAGGGCCATAAAACTAGTAATATTCTAATTTTATTTTGGAATATTAAAATAATATTGTGATGGGGTGATGATCAATAATTAGGGGTTTATCACTGTGTTTCTTTAGTATGGTTAATTAATTAAGATTTTATGAAGATGTCACAAAAAAATTAATAGGATGTAAACATGTCGGGAAATAGTATTGGTAAAATCTTCACTGTCACAACATTTGGATCAAGCCATGGCACTGCACTTGGAGCAGTAATTGATGGATGTCCAGCAGGTCTAGAACTTTCAACACAAGATATACAGACAGAATTAGATAAGAGAAGACCTGGAACCAGCAAGATCACCACATCAAGAAATGAAATGGATCAAGTTAAACTAGTATCTGGAATTTTTGAGGGAAAAACCGATGGAACTCCAATAACAGCTCTAGTTTACAATTCAGACATGGATTCTTCTGCCTATGAAAACATTAAAGACACTCCCAGACCTGGCCATGGAGACTACACTTGGAAAGCAAGATATGATGTCTACGACTACAGAGGAGGAGGACGTGGAAGTGGCAGGGTAACCATAGGGCATGTAATTGGAGGAGCAGTTGCAAAAAAACTCCTCAACACATTAAACATCAAAGTAATATCCCATGTTACTCAAGTCGGAACAATCAAGGCGGATCCTGTTGATGTCAACGAACTAGAAACTAACATAAACCAGAATGCAGTTAGATGTGCAGATCTAGAAGCAGCTGAAAGAATGGAAGCAGAAATAATTGAAACAAAGAAGTCTGGAGATTCTATTGGGGGAATAGTTGAAACAGTTGTACTAAATCCCCCTGCAGGATTGGGTGATCCAATATTTGGAAAGCTAGATGCAGAATTGGCAGGCGGACTCATGGGAATAGGTTCTGTTAAGGGCGTAGAGATAGGTTTAGGATTTAAATCAGCAGAACTCAAAGGATCCCAAATGAACGATGAATTTTTAATTGAAACTAATACAATAAAAACAAGAACTAACCATTCTGGGGGAATACTTGGAGGAATCACAACTGGAATGCCTATAAACATCCGCATGGCAGTTAAACCAACACCATCAATTTCATTGACACAAAAAACAGTTGATACTAAATCAATGGAATCTAAGGACATATTAATTCAGGGCAGGCACGACCCATGCATCTGCCCAAGGGTAACAACGGTGGCAGAAGCAACAGTATCAATAATCCTTGCAGACCAACTTATAAGGGCAGGTTACATAGACCCATGCAAACTTTGAAAAACAATTTATTCGGAGGTAAATAAGATGGACTGGATAGTTGTAGCTAAATGTGATACTTGTGATCAAGAAAAAACCTATGAAGTATCAGGAAACACTGTTCCATACTCAATAGGAGACTTTATTGAAAATTGCAGCTGTGGAGGACAGTTCATAGTTGACGAGATCCTCGAGGTTGGATAAAACCAACCTCTGCAAATATTTTTTTGACTAAAAAAAAGTTCATTCTAGGGAAATTATTTATAATAAAATGTAGGAATCACTGGTCCGTTATTATGTAACCAGTTGAGTGCCCCATTATTCATTCACGTTATTTTCATCATCATCACTGGTCATGAGAATTGCAAGCCAGCGTGTTTCATCGTACTTTTCAAGGTATTTAATCACAATTATGGTTAATGGAATGGCCAATAAAAATCCTGAAGGGCCGAGTATCCATCCCCATACAAACAACGACACAAAAACAACATATATCGACATTTGAAGTCCTTTACCAGTTTGTCTTGGGAATATAATACTTTCAGCGATGGTGTTAACTATAATAAAGAGAATGGTAATTAGAATCGCACCTTGAATACCATACTTTGCCCATGTTGCTAGAATTGGTGGTATAGCAGCTATCATAATCCCCAAGTAGGGTATGAAACCAAGGAAAAATGTCAGAATTCCCCAAAGAAGTGCGAAATTAATATCGAAGGCTAAAAATATTCCAATAAAACCCAGTGCTGCAAACAAGTTAACCTTCACCCTGATTAAAAAATACTTGATAAATGTATCAATAAGACCAATCATCTCATTCAAGTTGTTGTTATCCTTTCCCAGTCCCTTCTCTAACCTTACTTTAAGATTGGGAATTTCGTATATCATGAATATAGTTGCGAAGAACACAAACACAGCTGTTCCCACTATGTCTGTCACAGCACCCATTGGAAAGTGTGAGATAATGGTTTGTGCCACGTAGTTGGCTTCAGAAGAAAGGGCTGATGAGGAATTTATTGAAAATGATGGTAGTGCACTTACCATCTGACTCAAACTGAAGTAGAGAATTTCAATTATGACTCCCCCAAGCACTGCGAATCCAACTAGTGTGATGATGATTGACACATTGTAAGAGAAACCCCTTCTATTTAACCACTTTAAAAATGGATATATAAGAATACTGAAAAACATGGCAATTAGGATCGGCCCTAAAATAGATGAAACAAGTTTAAGCCCCGCCAAGGCCAATATTACCAACACTAAAACGACAATTTTATTCAAATATCCGGGAATCTTTATATCTTCAAACATCTTGCATACTCCAATCTTTAAATTCTAAATAGTACGTACTATTTAATAAAATTCCCTATTTTGAATTTATTTTGGTCTTGTAAGAAAAATGACATGGAATCATATGGATTTTCTAACATTAACCATATAATAATCACAATAAAATTAGTGTAATGTCTAAAAAAAGATATTAAAGAGGTATTAAAACGAATTTGTTATCATATCTTTGAAACCCGTTTCAATTCAATGTGATGTCCATATCCTTCTTGTTCTTTTTTGATCCTGTACCTGTAACCTGTAGATTCTTCAAGTGCCATTGCTGCTGTATTGGTGTATGGACATGTGGTTATGAGAACACCTTGGTTTTCAAGCTGTTTGCAAATTCCAAAGAAACGGCAGTTTTTTATTTCAAGCTCTGCACCCTCTTCATTGATGTCATATAAAACTCCACCTGCAAACTTATTTCTCAGGAAATAATCTTTTACACATTCAAGTGAATCTTTACTATTTTTGAAATTTACTCCTTCCTTTTTGAGTTCATTTACAAATACACGCCCAATCTCTCTGGTTACAGAATATGAACCTCTCCCAGAAATATTCCAGAGACCGTTGGTCAAGGCCAGTATCATAAGTGCCATTGGTCCTTCACCTTCAGAACCTGTCAGCTTGTCAACTGGAATGAATTGTTCCCTATCAATTCCACACCTTGGGCAAACCCAATCTGATGGAAGGTCATAAAAGTCAATGCCTGCTTTTATATCATTTTCATCATCCCCTGTTTCGGGATTATAAATATAACCGCAAATATCACATCTGTATTTCACACTATCACGTCCACCTTTTGTTAGTATATATACGAACTAATTATATTTAAAGGTTTATAAAAAAAAGTTAAAACAACTCAATTGAAATAAAAAAAGTGGTAATTTCTGGTTTAAAATTCAAATCACAGAAATAATTGTGAAAAATTTAAAACAAGTTCACAGCGGTAGCTTTAAACGATATGAACACTTCTTTTCCAATATTGAGTTCCAGATCATCGAATGATTGACGGGTCAGTACCAACACAAATTGTTCTCCAACATCCACGGTCAGTTTTATGATGGTTCCAAGATCGTAGATCTCAGTTAATTTTCCTTTAAATTCATTCCTCGCACTGGTTGTTATTCTAGATGTTGACACTGTGATGGCTTCGGGTCTTATTGTAAAATGTACTTTCCCTGTTTTGTGTTCAGTAGATTCGACTACTATATTTCCAGTGTCAACTGATGTTAAATTTTCTTCACCATCTGTTGCAACTCCCCTTATGATATTTTCCGTTCCAACGAAGTCTGCCACAAACTCGTCCTTGGGACGTCTAAAAACTTCATCCGTTGAACCAACTTGGGACACGGTTCCCTGTTTAATGATGGCTATCCTCTCTGCAAGCTGAAGTGCTTCATCAAAGTTATGAGTGACTTGAATGATTGTGATGTTAAATTCTTCATGAATTTTTTTAAATTCTCTTATCAACTCTTCCCTGGTAATCCTGTCAAGTGCACTTAAAGGTTCATCCATTAAAAGCACTTTAGGTCGGATGATAAGAGCTCTTGCAAGTGCAGTTCTCTGTTGTTCTCCCCCACTTAAAGTTCTAGGTAGTCTGTGTGCCAAGTGGGAAATACCGAATAGATCCATCATTTCCCCAACC is part of the Methanobacterium lacus genome and encodes:
- a CDS encoding response regulator, coding for MSNQTDVIKVLLVEDNLGDARLIQEMLSLDDTHNYDLVHSKRLDDGIKMFIKEKFDVMLLDLGLPDSDGMETFDIMRYNAPDIPIIVLTGFKEDVIEMGAVGRGAKNYIVKDELNTKLLIKSIDDALEDQ
- the pheS gene encoding phenylalanine--tRNA ligase subunit alpha, translating into MNADKIDKVIDELHINEKKVLKGLESAGLEAIPEEIVETQKMNIKAVMSAAGILESRGLIEVQKDEKNVVSLTDDGKQYAQEGLPERKLLKSLGENKSIPMKDIGQKTNLEPSEVKIAIGWLVRKKWAKINQGIVEITNEGLNSLNTQSDDEQVLDKLMDAQKILMDPTKIIKDSFNLGFNLLKQRKGIINVKKDSQYLLKVTEDGKAVIDKGIDLTYTVSQLTHEQLKTGSWKSLKFRSYDINAEHPETFPGKIHPLTRIIEEIRNVFLNMGFTESSGNILESAFWNFDCLFQPQDHAAREMQDTFYIKNPQYSKLPDNDIVNRVKDVHEHGGSTGSEGWNYSWDREVAKQSVLRTHTTCVSARFLEEYEPPLKMFSVGRVFRRETITYKHLPEFHQVEGIVAAEDINYKNLLGIIEEFYHKLGFKVRFRPAYFPYTYLSTECEIYLPQKESWIELGGSGMFRPEVLEPLGVETPVLAFGLGIERLAMLKLGISDIRMLYKSDIGWLRDLPVSDGVKLK
- a CDS encoding triphosphoribosyl-dephospho-CoA synthase, encoding MDPDFIAKTAQIASVLEVSGYPKPGNVHRTQDFSDMVFEDFLISGVVIGNIMKKAAKLGQIHGSNSREMSQIEVGKLIKEAVVETDKWIKNNTNLGIIMLLTPISAAAGMSDEIDELQYSVDEILRATTPQDAVDLYEAINIAEAGGMGVQDDLDVSNDNAKAELIEKNINMFDVLDLSSQWDMLANELTRTMPITFELGYPTFKEVRKDHGINKATVQTFLTILSIYPDTLIARKYGLETAQEVSVDAGLIIKEGGALTDNGMDMLMEFDNDLVKKKLNPGTTADLTASSVMVALLDEYKTNFN
- the hemB gene encoding porphobilinogen synthase, whose amino-acid sequence is MEFPVTRMRRLRKDQNIRNILTETKLNPEDFIYPIFINEALEDGNKEEIKTMPGQFRFSINDAVTYLKELESIGLSSVILFGMPEIKDEKGSMAYHKNGVIQQTIRKLKAETDLVVITDVCLCEYTSHGHCGIIKDGEVLNDPTLNYLSKVALSHAEAGADIVAPSDMMDGRVASIRKVLDLNGYQDTIIMSYSAKYASAFYAPFREAVCSTPSFGDRKTYQMNPANSQEALREVKLDIAEGADMIIVKPAMPYMDIIREVKDEFKMPTVAYQVSGEYSMIMAGIENGYLTQDSIYESLLSIKRSGADLIISYFAPEFLEGKI
- a CDS encoding 4Fe-4S dicluster domain-containing protein → MKKIRFTDISVTVISHTFKQRFLLAKICNTLPPVAWVVKKLFFDGDDIQVLPMDKAVKKNSLVQSIDVDSKVPLSESSPVPSDVLRLMIKQSRYRFILNFCICRTANNCEKFPHDLGCLFLGKGASRISPSVGRPVSIDEAIAHIEKCGEAGLVHIIGRNKIDSIWLNAGKHDELLTICNCCDCCCLWKMATYLPEHIGSSLMPMDGIELVYNRDFCTLCGACTKDECFVHAITMDTDGVTIDKKRCRKCGRCVDTCRHGGLTISMDSNTVNRSLEHVEKLVDVNMS
- a CDS encoding endonuclease III domain-containing protein, which translates into the protein MNKYDNQEFIAIYTQLYDLYGPQGWWPLQDIVSGLTPTKSGAQTGYHPLDYKLPKTPNQRFEIILGTILTQNTAWTSAEKALKNLKNLDVIDPKKILSIDTETLKAAIKCAGFLNQKANYIIGIAEFFNELDGEIPTRKELLSVKGVGNETADSILLYAYKQPFFVVDAYTKRIFTQLKLVNEKDSYLEIKKKFESNLPQDYKLFNEYHALIVEHAKRYYSKKPYAVNDPLVDNKIGQ